In a single window of the Alphaproteobacteria bacterium LSUCC0684 genome:
- a CDS encoding tetratricopeptide repeat protein, protein MAEDDWERAQALVVSANAKIESEDYEGAIADLDEAIRLDPESVIAWSNRGFAKNKLGRLEETIADLDESIRLDPQNTYTWSNRGFAKSELGRFDEAIVDLDEAIRLDPENIAAWTNRGFAKSELERFDEAITDLDESIRLDPENTAAWTNRGFAKSELGRLEEAIVDLDEAIQIDPENAIAWNDRGTYKHRLGRYEEAIPNHDEAIRLDRKNAAAWTNRGSAKSELGRYEEAILDHDEAIRLDPENASAWNNRSSAKNKLGRFDEALFDLDESIRLDPENAATWTNRGFVKNNLERFDEAIADLNEAIRLNPEFANAWTNRGFAKTNLGRFDEAIADFQEAIRLDPRNEDYVKNLSFALARQQSQKTAEGLKRTTKNHEKHLETSENHRKKAEKINQSIIVSFFCMFILIFFLLWDFCFIGFSAECPGTPANTSLKGWDFIANRLPYLTTILLITFPVIWGIRLLIEARDNALILKEFYHRLSIVEFSFRWDFHGNALNNEEKRLIEEFMKSWTAYGPPELLMELRKGKKADDPSRTMKGFFRQPETRKRK, encoded by the coding sequence GCCATCCGGCTTGATCCGGAAAGTGTCATTGCCTGGAGCAATCGAGGCTTTGCAAAAAATAAACTTGGGCGCCTTGAGGAGACAATTGCTGACCTGGATGAGTCTATTCGGCTTGATCCCCAAAATACCTATACCTGGAGCAATCGAGGCTTTGCTAAAAGTGAACTTGGGCGTTTTGATGAGGCAATCGTCGATCTTGATGAAGCCATCCGGCTTGATCCGGAAAATATCGCCGCCTGGACCAATCGAGGCTTTGCAAAAAGTGAACTTGAGCGTTTTGATGAGGCAATCACTGATCTTGACGAATCCATCCGGCTTGATCCGGAAAATACCGCCGCATGGACCAATCGAGGCTTTGCTAAAAGTGAACTTGGGCGTCTTGAGGAGGCAATCGTCGATCTTGATGAAGCCATCCAAATTGATCCGGAAAATGCCATTGCATGGAATGATCGGGGCACTTATAAACACCGCCTTGGGCGTTACGAAGAAGCGATACCTAACCATGATGAGGCTATTCGGCTTGATCGGAAAAATGCCGCCGCCTGGACCAATCGAGGCTCTGCTAAAAGTGAACTTGGACGCTACGAAGAAGCAATACTTGACCATGATGAGGCTATTCGGCTTGATCCGGAAAATGCCTCCGCCTGGAACAATCGAAGCTCTGCAAAAAATAAGCTTGGGCGCTTTGATGAGGCCCTTTTCGACCTTGACGAATCCATCCGGCTTGATCCCGAGAATGCCGCCACTTGGACCAATCGAGGCTTTGTAAAAAATAACCTTGAGCGTTTTGATGAGGCAATTGCTGACCTGAATGAGGCTATTCGGCTTAATCCGGAATTTGCCAACGCCTGGACCAATCGAGGCTTTGCAAAAACTAACCTTGGGCGTTTTGATGAGGCTATAGCTGATTTTCAGGAAGCAATCCGTCTTGACCCACGCAATGAAGACTATGTCAAAAATCTTTCTTTCGCCTTGGCCCGGCAGCAAAGCCAGAAAACCGCCGAAGGATTAAAACGCACCACTAAAAATCACGAAAAACATCTTGAGACATCAGAAAACCACAGGAAAAAGGCAGAAAAGATAAATCAATCCATTATCGTTTCCTTCTTCTGCATGTTTATACTGATCTTTTTTCTGCTATGGGATTTCTGTTTTATTGGTTTCTCCGCCGAATGCCCGGGCACGCCAGCAAATACCAGCCTGAAGGGATGGGATTTCATCGCCAACCGTTTGCCGTATCTAACCACCATTCTGCTTATCACCTTTCCGGTGATCTGGGGTATTCGCCTGCTCATCGAAGCCCGCGACAACGCCCTGATCCTGAAGGAATTCTATCACCGGCTCAGCATCGTTGAATTCTCCTTCCGGTGGGATTTCCACGGTAACGCATTGAATAATGAAGAAAAACGGCTCATCGAAGAATTCATGAAGTCATGGACGGCCTATGGCCCCCCGGAATTGCTGATGGAGTTGCGCAAGGGCAAAAAGGCAGATGACCCATCCCGGACGATGAAAGGATTTTTCCGGCAACCCGAAACCAGAAAGAGAAAATAG
- the betA gene encoding choline dehydrogenase encodes MMESFDYIVIGSGSAGSALAYRLGEDGRNRVLVLEFGGSDAGPFIQMPAALSYPMNMKTYDWEYLAEPEESLGGRRLVCPRGKVIGGSSSINGMIYVRGNPGDYAHWEESGAKGWNYADVLPYFQRMEHAHEGDDGFRGRKGPLHITRGKRDNPLHDAFVRAAEEAGYTATTDYNGFRQEGFGAADMTVWKGRRWSAANAYLKPAMRRGNLRLITRARVERILFDGLRAVGVRFHHRGQIHEMRAEREVICAAGAINSPQILQRSGIGPGELLRSHGITPVVAREGVGANLQDHLEVYFQVACLQPITLYKYLNLFSKARIGLEWLLTKSGPGATNHFETLGFIRSAAGIAYPDIQYHFLPVAIRYDGTAPAEGHGFQLHVGPMRSKSRGHVRIRSARAEDAPEIRFNYMSHPDDWVEFRRCIRLSREILHQKAMDPFRGREIQPGDEATSDEAIDAFIRDHAESAYHPCGTMRMGQADDAMAVVDPECRVIGVEGLRVADSSIFPRITNGNLNAPSIMTGEKAADHILGRAPLPRANLTAFEHPDWQTKQR; translated from the coding sequence ATGATGGAAAGCTTCGATTATATCGTCATCGGATCAGGTTCGGCTGGTTCGGCGCTGGCGTACCGGCTGGGCGAGGATGGCCGCAACCGCGTGCTGGTGCTGGAATTCGGCGGCAGCGATGCCGGACCGTTCATCCAGATGCCGGCGGCGCTGTCCTACCCGATGAACATGAAAACCTATGACTGGGAATACCTCGCCGAGCCGGAGGAAAGCCTTGGCGGGCGGCGGCTTGTCTGCCCGCGCGGCAAGGTCATTGGCGGGTCTTCCTCGATCAACGGGATGATTTATGTGCGCGGCAACCCCGGTGACTACGCCCATTGGGAAGAAAGCGGCGCCAAAGGCTGGAACTATGCCGATGTGCTGCCGTATTTTCAGCGCATGGAACATGCCCATGAAGGCGATGACGGGTTCCGCGGCCGCAAAGGCCCGCTGCATATCACCCGGGGCAAGCGGGACAACCCGCTCCATGATGCCTTTGTCCGGGCCGCCGAAGAGGCAGGCTACACCGCCACCACGGATTACAACGGGTTCCGCCAGGAAGGGTTTGGGGCAGCGGATATGACGGTCTGGAAGGGGCGGCGCTGGTCGGCGGCCAATGCCTATCTCAAACCTGCGATGCGGCGCGGCAATCTGCGGCTGATCACAAGGGCGCGGGTGGAGCGTATCCTTTTTGACGGTCTCCGGGCGGTCGGGGTCCGCTTTCATCATCGCGGCCAGATCCATGAAATGCGCGCGGAACGTGAGGTCATATGCGCCGCAGGCGCCATCAACTCCCCGCAGATTCTGCAGCGCTCGGGGATCGGCCCCGGTGAGCTGCTCCGTTCCCACGGGATTACGCCGGTGGTGGCGCGGGAAGGGGTTGGCGCCAATCTGCAGGATCACCTTGAGGTTTATTTTCAGGTTGCCTGCCTGCAGCCGATCACGCTCTATAAATATCTCAATCTTTTCTCCAAGGCGAGGATCGGGCTTGAATGGCTTTTGACGAAATCCGGCCCGGGCGCAACCAACCATTTTGAGACGCTCGGCTTCATCCGCTCGGCGGCGGGGATAGCTTATCCGGATATCCAGTATCATTTCCTGCCGGTGGCCATCCGCTACGATGGCACGGCACCGGCCGAGGGCCATGGCTTTCAGCTCCATGTCGGGCCGATGCGGTCAAAATCCCGCGGCCATGTGCGGATCCGTTCGGCAAGGGCGGAAGACGCGCCGGAGATCAGGTTCAACTACATGAGCCACCCCGATGACTGGGTGGAATTCCGCCGCTGTATCCGGCTCAGCCGTGAGATCCTGCACCAGAAGGCGATGGATCCGTTCCGGGGCAGGGAAATTCAGCCAGGTGACGAGGCCACCTCGGATGAGGCCATCGACGCCTTTATCCGTGACCATGCCGAAAGCGCCTATCACCCCTGCGGCACGATGCGGATGGGGCAGGCCGATGACGCGATGGCGGTGGTGGACCCGGAATGCCGGGTGATCGGGGTTGAAGGGCTGAGGGTGGCGGACAGTTCCATCTTCCCGCGTATCACCAATGGCAATCTCAACGCGCCGTCGATCATGACCGGGGAGAAGGCGGCTGATCACATCCTCGGGCGGGCGCCGCTCCCCCGGGCGAACCTCACGGCCTTCGAGCATCCCGACTGGCAGACGAAACAGCGCTAG
- the fghA gene encoding S-formylglutathione hydrolase yields the protein MEILVDTALHGGRHVVVRHASSATGCDMEFALFIPAGEGPFPCLNYLSGLTCTWENAATKAGAQAYAARAGMVLVFPDTSPRGKDVADDEAFSLGQGAGFYMTATSAPWAPHYAMDQYVTNELPGLVADLAPVDVNRTGITGHSMGGHGALTLAMKNPGQYRSVSAFAPIASLMQVPWGQVALKAYRGDDPESHALYDAAALIESHGWSGPMLVDQGADDPFLEEHLRPGLLVEAAERAGVDLSLRMQPGYDHSYWFVSSFIKDHIDWHMAHLR from the coding sequence ATGGAAATCCTTGTTGATACGGCGCTGCATGGCGGCCGGCATGTAGTTGTCCGCCATGCCAGTTCGGCGACCGGATGCGATATGGAATTTGCGCTCTTTATCCCTGCGGGTGAAGGGCCGTTCCCTTGTCTTAACTATCTTTCCGGGCTGACCTGCACCTGGGAGAACGCCGCCACCAAGGCCGGGGCACAGGCCTATGCCGCCCGGGCCGGGATGGTGCTGGTTTTCCCCGACACGTCGCCAAGGGGGAAGGATGTGGCCGATGACGAGGCGTTCTCCCTCGGGCAGGGGGCCGGCTTCTACATGACGGCAACCTCGGCGCCATGGGCACCGCATTACGCCATGGATCAATATGTCACCAACGAGCTGCCTGGGCTGGTCGCGGATCTGGCCCCGGTCGATGTCAACCGGACGGGGATCACCGGGCATTCCATGGGCGGGCATGGCGCCTTGACCCTGGCGATGAAAAACCCGGGGCAGTACCGCTCGGTTTCGGCCTTCGCGCCGATTGCCTCCCTGATGCAGGTGCCCTGGGGGCAGGTCGCGCTCAAGGCCTATCGCGGGGATGATCCTGAAAGCCACGCGCTCTACGATGCCGCGGCGCTGATCGAAAGCCATGGCTGGTCGGGGCCGATGCTGGTTGATCAGGGGGCGGATGATCCGTTCCTTGAAGAGCATCTTCGCCCTGGGCTTCTTGTCGAGGCGGCGGAAAGGGCAGGGGTTGACCTCAGCCTCAGGATGCAGCCGGGATATGACCATTCCTACTGGTTTGTTTCAAGCTTCATCAAGGATCATATCGACTGGCATATGGCGCATCTGCGGTAA
- a CDS encoding S-(hydroxymethyl)glutathione dehydrogenase/class III alcohol dehydrogenase, translated as MKTRAAVAFEAGKPLEIVEVDLEGPKAGEVLVEIKATGICHTDEFTLSGADPEGIFPAILGHEGAGVVVDVGPGVTSLRKGDHVIPLYTPECRECEYCLNPKTNLCQAIRTTQGQGLMPDGTSRFSLDGKPIYHYMGTSTFANHTVLPEIALAKINPDAPFDKVCYIGCGVTTGIGAVINTAKAEPGCNAVVFGLGGIGLNVIQGLRLAGANMIVGVDLNPEKKGWGERFGMTHFVNPAEIDGDLVAHLVELTGGGADYSFECIGNTNVMRAALECCHKGWGESIIIGVAGAGQEISTRPFQLVTGRVWRGTAFGGARGRTDVPKIVDWYMDGKIEIDPMITHTMPLEEINTAFDLMHEGESIRSVVIF; from the coding sequence ATGAAAACGCGTGCCGCGGTCGCTTTCGAAGCAGGAAAGCCGCTTGAAATTGTAGAGGTTGATCTCGAAGGTCCGAAAGCCGGAGAAGTGCTGGTGGAAATCAAGGCAACCGGCATTTGCCATACGGATGAATTCACTCTTTCCGGTGCTGACCCGGAAGGGATTTTCCCGGCGATCCTGGGGCATGAGGGCGCCGGGGTCGTGGTCGATGTCGGCCCGGGGGTCACGTCGCTCAGGAAAGGTGACCATGTGATACCGCTCTACACGCCTGAATGCCGGGAATGTGAGTATTGCCTCAACCCGAAAACAAATCTCTGTCAGGCTATCCGCACCACCCAGGGCCAGGGGCTGATGCCTGACGGCACGTCACGCTTTTCGCTCGATGGCAAGCCGATCTACCATTATATGGGCACCTCGACCTTCGCCAATCACACGGTTCTGCCTGAAATCGCGCTGGCCAAGATCAATCCGGACGCGCCCTTTGACAAGGTTTGCTATATCGGCTGCGGGGTCACCACGGGCATCGGGGCGGTGATCAATACCGCCAAGGCCGAACCCGGATGCAACGCTGTTGTCTTCGGGCTTGGCGGCATCGGGCTCAATGTTATTCAGGGGCTTCGTCTTGCCGGGGCAAACATGATTGTCGGGGTTGACCTCAACCCGGAAAAGAAGGGCTGGGGCGAACGGTTCGGCATGACGCATTTCGTCAACCCGGCTGAAATCGACGGCGATCTGGTGGCGCATCTGGTGGAGCTAACCGGCGGCGGGGCGGATTATTCCTTTGAATGTATCGGCAATACCAATGTCATGCGCGCCGCCCTCGAATGCTGCCACAAGGGCTGGGGCGAGTCGATCATCATCGGCGTCGCCGGGGCCGGGCAGGAGATCAGCACACGGCCGTTCCAGCTGGTCACCGGACGGGTCTGGCGCGGGACTGCCTTTGGCGGTGCCAGGGGCCGTACGGATGTGCCGAAGATCGTCGACTGGTACATGGACGGCAAGATCGAGATCGATCCGATGATCACCCATACCATGCCGCTTGAAGAGATCAACACGGCGTTTGACCTGATGCACGAAGGCGAGAGCATCCGTTCCGTGGTCATTTTCTAG
- a CDS encoding alpha/beta fold hydrolase has translation MFDGFRSERIEVSDGEMFCRIKGDGPPLLLIHGHPQTHVMWHRTAPALAEQYTVIAADIRGCGDSMVPPSDATHYPYSKRQMAIDMVEMMEALGFPRFLLAGHDRGGRVAHRLVRDHRGRVPAFSVLDICPTLDMYEDTDQDFATAYFHWFFLIQPYDLPERMILADPRAWMDACLQKWSGGFAFGAAEEAYLAAFAPPEKVHATCEDYRAASTIDLVHDREDRERPVDIPLHVLWGERGVVGRKWDPVAVWQRYTSAEVSGRAMPTGHFIPEEDPDGTVAELLEFFGNQPQP, from the coding sequence ATGTTTGACGGGTTCAGATCGGAACGCATAGAGGTGAGTGATGGTGAGATGTTCTGCCGGATCAAGGGTGATGGCCCGCCGTTGCTGTTGATCCATGGCCATCCCCAGACCCATGTGATGTGGCACCGGACCGCGCCGGCGCTGGCGGAGCAATATACCGTCATTGCCGCCGATATCCGCGGTTGCGGCGACAGCATGGTGCCGCCGAGCGATGCCACGCATTACCCCTATTCAAAACGCCAGATGGCCATCGACATGGTGGAGATGATGGAGGCGCTCGGCTTTCCAAGATTTCTGCTCGCAGGGCATGACCGTGGCGGCCGGGTGGCGCATCGGCTGGTCCGTGATCATCGCGGCCGGGTGCCGGCATTCTCGGTGCTTGATATCTGCCCGACGCTCGATATGTATGAAGACACCGATCAGGATTTCGCCACGGCGTATTTTCACTGGTTCTTTCTGATCCAGCCCTATGACCTGCCTGAACGCATGATCCTGGCCGATCCAAGGGCATGGATGGATGCCTGCCTGCAGAAATGGTCCGGCGGTTTTGCTTTCGGTGCGGCGGAGGAGGCCTATCTTGCGGCGTTTGCGCCGCCGGAAAAAGTCCACGCAACCTGCGAAGACTACCGCGCTGCCAGCACGATTGATCTGGTTCATGACCGCGAGGATAGAGAAAGGCCGGTGGATATCCCGCTTCATGTGCTGTGGGGGGAGCGTGGCGTCGTCGGCCGCAAGTGGGATCCGGTCGCTGTCTGGCAGCGCTACACCTCGGCAGAAGTTTCGGGCCGGGCGATGCCCACAGGCCATTTCATCCCCGAAGAAGATCCGGACGGGACGGTGGCCGAACTGCTTGAATTTTTCGGCAACCAGCCGCAACCTTGA
- a CDS encoding LysE family translocator produces the protein MNVADWGLLALTCLAGAASPGPSLALLIRSVLRDGRIAGMVFGLAHGAGILLYAGSVAAGLGAALLIAPMLFTVLQAAGAIFLLWIAGQMIRAGLAATAGMESQDGGARKSLPLKTHGIDGFMIVFLNPKIAAFFLAIFSQFLDQGQSMATRAGMTALAWLIDTGWYLLIAVIIAFPPLLARLERHQQKIELGIGSMLMLIGLILGARMFMPH, from the coding sequence ATGAATGTTGCCGATTGGGGATTGCTTGCCCTGACCTGTCTTGCCGGCGCCGCCAGCCCTGGCCCTAGCCTCGCCCTGCTGATCCGCAGCGTGTTGCGTGATGGCAGGATTGCCGGCATGGTGTTCGGCCTCGCCCATGGCGCCGGGATTCTGCTCTATGCCGGGAGTGTGGCCGCCGGTCTCGGCGCGGCCCTGCTCATCGCGCCCATGCTCTTCACCGTGCTGCAGGCCGCCGGAGCCATCTTTCTTCTCTGGATCGCGGGCCAGATGATACGCGCAGGCCTTGCCGCAACCGCCGGGATGGAAAGCCAAGACGGCGGCGCCCGAAAATCTCTGCCGCTGAAGACCCATGGCATCGACGGGTTCATGATCGTTTTTCTCAACCCCAAGATTGCGGCTTTCTTTCTGGCGATATTCAGCCAGTTCCTCGATCAGGGTCAGAGCATGGCGACCCGGGCGGGCATGACGGCCCTTGCCTGGCTGATCGATACGGGCTGGTATCTGCTCATCGCCGTGATCATTGCCTTTCCGCCCCTGCTGGCACGCCTTGAGCGCCACCAGCAGAAAATCGAGCTCGGCATCGGCTCTATGTTGATGCTGATCGGCCTCATCCTCGGCGCAAGAATGTTCATGCCGCATTAA
- a CDS encoding acryloyl-CoA reductase has translation MTFRALVVTRDEDGKVDGSVQMITEADLPAEGEVLIAVEYSNLNFKDGLCMTGGGRLVRDYPHVPGVDVAGTVLSSGDERYREGDSVLVTGWRFGEIWWGGYAERARVKADWCVPLPDGLTTREAMSIGTAGFSAVLALMAIEDHGLSPEKGEVLVTGAAGGVGSLAVAMLAARGYSVAAVTGRPETADYLTGLGASRIVPREDLSEPTTKPMESATWAGCIDNVGGVTLSRVLGQMAYGASVAAIGNASGIEINTNVLPFILRGVNLLGIDSVAQPYDNRVKGWKNAASWIPKDKLSAMVTEARLEDMMDLGRSILNGKVRGRVLVNPSA, from the coding sequence ATGACCTTTCGCGCGCTTGTGGTTACCCGGGATGAGGATGGCAAGGTAGATGGATCCGTTCAGATGATCACGGAGGCAGACCTGCCCGCCGAAGGCGAGGTGCTGATCGCCGTTGAATATTCCAATCTGAATTTCAAGGACGGGCTCTGCATGACCGGCGGCGGCCGCCTGGTCCGTGATTACCCGCATGTGCCCGGGGTTGATGTTGCCGGCACCGTGCTTTCCTCCGGCGATGAACGCTACAGGGAAGGCGACAGCGTGCTTGTCACCGGCTGGCGCTTCGGGGAGATCTGGTGGGGCGGCTACGCCGAACGTGCCCGCGTCAAGGCAGACTGGTGCGTGCCCCTGCCCGATGGCCTGACAACACGTGAAGCCATGTCCATCGGCACGGCCGGATTTTCCGCCGTCCTTGCGCTCATGGCGATCGAAGACCACGGGCTTTCCCCTGAAAAGGGTGAGGTGCTGGTCACCGGCGCTGCCGGCGGTGTCGGCTCGCTTGCCGTCGCCATGCTGGCGGCACGCGGCTACAGCGTTGCGGCGGTCACCGGCCGCCCCGAAACCGCCGACTACCTGACCGGTCTTGGCGCCAGCCGGATCGTGCCCCGTGAAGATCTTTCCGAGCCGACAACGAAACCGATGGAAAGCGCCACCTGGGCCGGATGCATCGACAATGTTGGCGGCGTCACTCTTTCGCGGGTGCTGGGCCAGATGGCCTATGGCGCGTCGGTTGCGGCCATCGGCAATGCCAGCGGGATTGAGATCAACACCAATGTCCTGCCTTTCATTCTTCGTGGCGTAAACCTCCTGGGGATTGACAGCGTTGCCCAGCCCTATGATAACCGCGTCAAGGGCTGGAAGAACGCCGCCTCCTGGATACCCAAAGACAAGCTTTCCGCGATGGTGACCGAAGCCAGACTTGAAGACATGATGGACCTTGGCCGGTCAATTCTAAACGGCAAGGTGCGGGGACGGGTGCTGGTGAACCCTTCAGCTTGA
- a CDS encoding glycine cleavage T C-terminal barrel domain-containing protein, with product MSFGIALGPRIRKSPFFNSTVKAGVTHFTTYNHMYMPVTYGDLAAEYDRLIHGVSMWDVAAERQVSLKGPDAVTLARLLTPRNLDTLKWGMGKYVPICNSIGTLINDPVLLKIDEDEVWLSIADTDMKYWAEGVAIGLGLDVRVTEPDASPLAIQGPKAEDLVASMLGDWVREIRYFGFRDTVLDGIPLLVARSGWSKQGGFEFYLLDGSKGDALWAKVAEAGQPFGIGPGAPNYIERVESGLISVGADTDDHSNPFEMGLGKFIDLEQEVDFIGKEALRKITAEGPKRRFCGVIMDGAPLTSTNSHPWRITRDGVDVGFASAAAYSPRLEWNIATALITVEAAEAEGGLVVMGDDGARNARPTSLPFRKET from the coding sequence ATGAGTTTTGGCATTGCTCTTGGGCCGCGAATTCGCAAATCCCCTTTCTTCAACAGCACCGTCAAGGCGGGGGTGACGCATTTCACCACCTACAACCACATGTATATGCCGGTAACCTATGGTGATCTTGCGGCGGAATACGACCGGCTGATCCATGGCGTCTCGATGTGGGATGTTGCCGCCGAACGTCAGGTCTCGCTCAAGGGGCCTGATGCCGTCACCCTTGCAAGACTGCTGACGCCGCGCAATCTCGATACATTGAAATGGGGGATGGGGAAATATGTGCCGATATGCAATTCCATCGGCACGCTGATCAATGATCCGGTCCTGCTCAAGATCGACGAGGACGAAGTCTGGCTTTCGATCGCCGATACCGATATGAAATACTGGGCCGAAGGCGTGGCCATCGGCCTCGGTCTCGATGTCCGGGTGACCGAACCCGATGCGTCGCCCCTGGCCATTCAGGGACCGAAAGCCGAAGATCTGGTTGCAAGTATGCTTGGGGACTGGGTCCGTGAGATCAGGTATTTCGGCTTCAGGGACACCGTGCTTGACGGCATCCCTTTGCTTGTCGCCCGCTCCGGCTGGAGCAAGCAGGGCGGGTTTGAATTCTATCTTCTTGATGGCAGCAAGGGAGATGCGCTCTGGGCGAAGGTGGCCGAAGCCGGCCAGCCTTTCGGCATCGGGCCCGGCGCGCCGAACTATATCGAACGCGTCGAAAGCGGGCTGATTTCGGTTGGCGCCGATACCGATGATCATTCCAACCCGTTTGAGATGGGGCTCGGCAAATTCATCGACCTTGAACAGGAGGTCGATTTCATCGGCAAAGAGGCGCTGCGCAAGATCACGGCCGAAGGGCCGAAACGACGCTTCTGCGGCGTCATCATGGACGGGGCACCGCTCACATCCACCAACAGCCATCCCTGGCGCATTACCCGTGATGGCGTTGATGTCGGCTTTGCGTCGGCCGCCGCCTATTCGCCGCGGCTGGAATGGAATATTGCAACCGCGCTCATTACCGTTGAGGCCGCCGAAGCCGAAGGCGGGCTTGTGGTCATGGGCGATGATGGCGCACGCAACGCCCGGCCCACCAGTTTACCCTTTCGCAAAGAGACCTGA